From one Perca flavescens isolate YP-PL-M2 chromosome 19, PFLA_1.0, whole genome shotgun sequence genomic stretch:
- the si:dkey-3k24.8 gene encoding lysophosphatidic acid receptor 6, protein MSTNASVVCNDTRQPDVFHVCMYSFIFILGLVFNVLALVFFCCQTKSRSQTIVYMTNLALADVLLTLTLPMRIYYHLGYCGLPEMLCEVLGLVLKANMYGSIFLLTCMCFDRCMAVSFPMSSRVQAGRKKAPLVCLGIWMLTFGASLPIYIKQTNVIHDENCFNRFPTFATKPVVVVPTLLVGFGIPLVIMLICSWGLVRAVRRSSVAQTNLVDSRKIQRMIAASLFIFLLSFLPYHATLGLLSVYGQNTPSPMKAAYRYSLMLACLNSVLDPIAYYFTTDTFRRNIDIGAVWRMFPLNSQSSDVNNRSNMLNS, encoded by the coding sequence ATGTCCACCAACGCCTCCGTTGTCTGCAACGACACCAGACAACCTGACGTCTTCCATGTGTGCATGTACTCCTTTATTTTCATTCTGGGTCTCGTTTTTAATGTCCTTGCACTGGTCTTTTTCTGCTGTCAAACCAAATCCAGATCGCAAACCATTGTCTACATGACTAACCTGGCCTTAGCAGATGTGCTGCTCACCCTCACACTGCCCATGAGGATCTATTACCATCTAGGCTATTGTGGCCTTCCTGAGATGCTGTGTGAAGTCCTTGGTTTGGTCCTGAAGGCCAACATGTATGGGAGCATCTTCCTTCTGACGTGCATGTGCTTTGACCGTTGCATGGCCGTCTCCTTCCCTATGTCATCTCGTGTCCAGGCAGGGAGAAAGAAAGCGCCGCTGGTTTGTCTTGGAATATGGATGCTCACCTTCGGGGCCAGCTTGCCCATCTACATTAAGCAAACAAACGTGATCCATGATGAGAATTGTTTTAATAGATTTCCGACCTTTGCCACAAAGCCAGTGGTGGTTGTACCCACTCTGTTAGTGGGGTTTGGGATCCCGCTAGTAATCATGCTGATCTGTTCCTGGGGTTTGGTCCGTGCTGTCCGACGAAGCTCAGTGGCCCAGACCAACCTGGTGGACAGCAGAAAGATCCAGAGGATGATTGCCGCCAGCCTCTTCATTTTCCTACTCAGCTTCCTCCCTTACCACGCCACCTTGGGTCTCCTCTCTGtgtatggacaaaatacaccaTCGCCAATGAAAGCTGCATACCGCTACAGCCTAATGTTGGCATGTCTCAACTCAGTACTAGATCCCATTGCGTACTACTTCACCACGGACACCTTCCGGAGGAACATAGACATAGGTGCTGTTTGGAGGATGTTTCCTTTGAATAGTCAAAGTTCTGATGTGAACAACAGGAGCAATATGCTTAACAGCTAA
- the gal3st4 gene encoding galactose-3-O-sulfotransferase 4 isoform X1, producing MLFRRRTRMLRLLVCGRLGPVWMWKALLLFVAIGFAGQLLGVIFNKSSVQSAGRSIFSSPDAQGPSLGSCQPHTHIMFLKTHKTASSTVLNMLYRFGDERDLRFALPLGYQLGYPLPFNAHRVKGYRGPRAVEFHIMGNHMRFNKAETEKVMPADTFYFSIIRDPVALAESSFAYYKEVAPAFRKAKSLGDFADDPKKYYDPRLRNNHYARNLLWFDFGMDHNANFSEALAQRAEAMIRRTFKLILVSEYFDQSMILLRHALCWPLDAVVSFSLNARQQKPSVIGGMGGSWVGKAVAAAGVGGRVPRFQAKTLTNVTEEQREKLRQWNALDWHLYKSFNRTFWGEINRFGHAQMEQEVALLRTRREDLARVCLRDGGKPVESHRIRDKNIRPYQSGLVKILGYELQLGLDNATRMACLSMIRPEIQYKDVLDAKQFPRAPAAKPQPGQPNQGLMIAAGGSLSRQDSSRTGERPVGGEAGGRTVEEGERDWDGSRLMRRNLTLIRGQEKGR from the exons ATGCTTTTCAGACGGAGAaccag GATGTTGCGGTTGCTGGTTTGTGGTCGGTTGGGTCCAGTGTGGATGTGGAAGGCGCTGCTGCTCTTCGTTGCCATTGGGTTTGCTGGCCAGCTGTTGGGCGTCATCTTCAACAAGAG CAGTGTCCAGTCAGCCGGTCGctccatcttttcctccccCGATGCCCAGGGGCCCTCTCTGGGCTCCTGTCAGCCCCACACCCACATCATGTTCCTCAAGACCCATAAGACGGCCAGCAGCACCGTGCTCAACATGCTGTACCGCTTCGGGGATGAGCGTGACCTGCGCTTCGCCCTGCCACTGGGCTACCAGCTGGGCTACCCACTACCATTCAACGCTCACAGGGTCAAAGGTTACAGAGGTCCCAGAGCCGTGGAGTTCCACATCATGGGCAATCACATGAGATTTAATAAGGCTGAG ACGGAGAAGGTGATGCCTGCAGACACGTTCTATTTCTCCATCATCAGGGACCCAGTCGCTCTGGCTGAGTCCTCCTTTGCCTATTATAAAGAGGTCGCGCCTGCCTTTCGGAAAGCCAAAAGCTTGGGCGACTTTGCTGACGACCCTAAGAAATACTACGACCCCCGCCTCCGCAACAACCACTATGCCCGGAACCTGTTGTGGTTTGACTTTGGCATGGACCACAATGCTAATTTCTCGGAGGCATTGGCTCAGCGCGCCGAAGCCATGATCCGCCGCACCTTCAAGCTGATTCTGGTGTCTGAGTACTTTGACCAGTCCATGATCCTGCTGAGACACGCCCTCTGCTGGCCGCTGGACGCCGTCGTCTCATTCAGCCTCAATGCTCGGCAGCAGAAGCCCAGTGTCATCGGGGGGATGGGTGGGAGCTGGGTGGGCAAAGCGGTGGCGGCGGCCGGCGTCGGCGGTAGAGTGCCACGTTTCCAAGCCAAGACGCTGACCAATGTTACGGAGGAACAGCGGGAGAAGCTGAGGCAATGGAACGCCCTGGACTGGCACTTATATAAGTCCTTCAACCGGACCTTCTGGGGGGAAATCAATAGGTTCGGTCACGCCCAGATGGAGCAGGAAGTAGCTCTTCTCAGGACGCGGAGGGAAGATCTGGCTCGGGTTTGTCTCAGGGATGGCGGAAAGCCTGTAGAGTCGCACCGGATCCGAGACAAAAACATCCGCCCGTACCAGAGCGGATTGGTGAAAATTCTGGGCTACGAGCTTCAGCTGGGGCTGGACAACGCCACCAGGATGGCCTGTCTGAGCATGATCAGGCCTGAGATCCAGTACAAAGACGTGCTGGATGCTAAACAGTTCCCACGGGCTCCGGCGGCCAAGCCCCAGCCAGGCCAACCGAACCAGGGCCTGATGATAGCGGCAGGTGGCTCTCTTTCAAGACAAGACTCGTCCAGGACAGGAGAGAGGCCAGTAGGGGGAGAGGCTGGGGGGAGGACggtggaggagggggagagggactGGGATGGGAGCCGCTTAATGAGGAGGAACCTGACTTTAATACGAGGGCAAGAAAAAGGAAGATGA
- the gal3st4 gene encoding galactose-3-O-sulfotransferase 4 isoform X3 translates to MLRLLVCGRLGPVWMWKALLLFVAIGFAGQLLGVIFNKSSVQSAGRSIFSSPDAQGPSLGSCQPHTHIMFLKTHKTASSTVLNMLYRFGDERDLRFALPLGYQLGYPLPFNAHRVKGYRGPRAVEFHIMGNHMRFNKAETEKVMPADTFYFSIIRDPVALAESSFAYYKEVAPAFRKAKSLGDFADDPKKYYDPRLRNNHYARNLLWFDFGMDHNANFSEALAQRAEAMIRRTFKLILVSEYFDQSMILLRHALCWPLDAVVSFSLNARQQKPSVIGGMGGSWVGKAVAAAGVGGRVPRFQAKTLTNVTEEQREKLRQWNALDWHLYKSFNRTFWGEINRFGHAQMEQEVALLRTRREDLARVCLRDGGKPVESHRIRDKNIRPYQSGLVKILGYELQLGLDNATRMACLSMIRPEIQYKDVLDAKQFPRAPAAKPQPGQPNQGLMIAAGGSLSRQDSSRTGERPVGGEAGGRTVEEGERDWDGSRLMRRNLTLIRGQEKGR, encoded by the exons ATGTTGCGGTTGCTGGTTTGTGGTCGGTTGGGTCCAGTGTGGATGTGGAAGGCGCTGCTGCTCTTCGTTGCCATTGGGTTTGCTGGCCAGCTGTTGGGCGTCATCTTCAACAAGAG CAGTGTCCAGTCAGCCGGTCGctccatcttttcctccccCGATGCCCAGGGGCCCTCTCTGGGCTCCTGTCAGCCCCACACCCACATCATGTTCCTCAAGACCCATAAGACGGCCAGCAGCACCGTGCTCAACATGCTGTACCGCTTCGGGGATGAGCGTGACCTGCGCTTCGCCCTGCCACTGGGCTACCAGCTGGGCTACCCACTACCATTCAACGCTCACAGGGTCAAAGGTTACAGAGGTCCCAGAGCCGTGGAGTTCCACATCATGGGCAATCACATGAGATTTAATAAGGCTGAG ACGGAGAAGGTGATGCCTGCAGACACGTTCTATTTCTCCATCATCAGGGACCCAGTCGCTCTGGCTGAGTCCTCCTTTGCCTATTATAAAGAGGTCGCGCCTGCCTTTCGGAAAGCCAAAAGCTTGGGCGACTTTGCTGACGACCCTAAGAAATACTACGACCCCCGCCTCCGCAACAACCACTATGCCCGGAACCTGTTGTGGTTTGACTTTGGCATGGACCACAATGCTAATTTCTCGGAGGCATTGGCTCAGCGCGCCGAAGCCATGATCCGCCGCACCTTCAAGCTGATTCTGGTGTCTGAGTACTTTGACCAGTCCATGATCCTGCTGAGACACGCCCTCTGCTGGCCGCTGGACGCCGTCGTCTCATTCAGCCTCAATGCTCGGCAGCAGAAGCCCAGTGTCATCGGGGGGATGGGTGGGAGCTGGGTGGGCAAAGCGGTGGCGGCGGCCGGCGTCGGCGGTAGAGTGCCACGTTTCCAAGCCAAGACGCTGACCAATGTTACGGAGGAACAGCGGGAGAAGCTGAGGCAATGGAACGCCCTGGACTGGCACTTATATAAGTCCTTCAACCGGACCTTCTGGGGGGAAATCAATAGGTTCGGTCACGCCCAGATGGAGCAGGAAGTAGCTCTTCTCAGGACGCGGAGGGAAGATCTGGCTCGGGTTTGTCTCAGGGATGGCGGAAAGCCTGTAGAGTCGCACCGGATCCGAGACAAAAACATCCGCCCGTACCAGAGCGGATTGGTGAAAATTCTGGGCTACGAGCTTCAGCTGGGGCTGGACAACGCCACCAGGATGGCCTGTCTGAGCATGATCAGGCCTGAGATCCAGTACAAAGACGTGCTGGATGCTAAACAGTTCCCACGGGCTCCGGCGGCCAAGCCCCAGCCAGGCCAACCGAACCAGGGCCTGATGATAGCGGCAGGTGGCTCTCTTTCAAGACAAGACTCGTCCAGGACAGGAGAGAGGCCAGTAGGGGGAGAGGCTGGGGGGAGGACggtggaggagggggagagggactGGGATGGGAGCCGCTTAATGAGGAGGAACCTGACTTTAATACGAGGGCAAGAAAAAGGAAGATGA
- the gal3st4 gene encoding galactose-3-O-sulfotransferase 4 isoform X2, whose translation MLFRRRTRMLRLLVCGRLGPVWMWKALLLFVAIGFAGQLLGVIFNKSVQSAGRSIFSSPDAQGPSLGSCQPHTHIMFLKTHKTASSTVLNMLYRFGDERDLRFALPLGYQLGYPLPFNAHRVKGYRGPRAVEFHIMGNHMRFNKAETEKVMPADTFYFSIIRDPVALAESSFAYYKEVAPAFRKAKSLGDFADDPKKYYDPRLRNNHYARNLLWFDFGMDHNANFSEALAQRAEAMIRRTFKLILVSEYFDQSMILLRHALCWPLDAVVSFSLNARQQKPSVIGGMGGSWVGKAVAAAGVGGRVPRFQAKTLTNVTEEQREKLRQWNALDWHLYKSFNRTFWGEINRFGHAQMEQEVALLRTRREDLARVCLRDGGKPVESHRIRDKNIRPYQSGLVKILGYELQLGLDNATRMACLSMIRPEIQYKDVLDAKQFPRAPAAKPQPGQPNQGLMIAAGGSLSRQDSSRTGERPVGGEAGGRTVEEGERDWDGSRLMRRNLTLIRGQEKGR comes from the exons ATGCTTTTCAGACGGAGAaccag GATGTTGCGGTTGCTGGTTTGTGGTCGGTTGGGTCCAGTGTGGATGTGGAAGGCGCTGCTGCTCTTCGTTGCCATTGGGTTTGCTGGCCAGCTGTTGGGCGTCATCTTCAACAAGAG TGTCCAGTCAGCCGGTCGctccatcttttcctccccCGATGCCCAGGGGCCCTCTCTGGGCTCCTGTCAGCCCCACACCCACATCATGTTCCTCAAGACCCATAAGACGGCCAGCAGCACCGTGCTCAACATGCTGTACCGCTTCGGGGATGAGCGTGACCTGCGCTTCGCCCTGCCACTGGGCTACCAGCTGGGCTACCCACTACCATTCAACGCTCACAGGGTCAAAGGTTACAGAGGTCCCAGAGCCGTGGAGTTCCACATCATGGGCAATCACATGAGATTTAATAAGGCTGAG ACGGAGAAGGTGATGCCTGCAGACACGTTCTATTTCTCCATCATCAGGGACCCAGTCGCTCTGGCTGAGTCCTCCTTTGCCTATTATAAAGAGGTCGCGCCTGCCTTTCGGAAAGCCAAAAGCTTGGGCGACTTTGCTGACGACCCTAAGAAATACTACGACCCCCGCCTCCGCAACAACCACTATGCCCGGAACCTGTTGTGGTTTGACTTTGGCATGGACCACAATGCTAATTTCTCGGAGGCATTGGCTCAGCGCGCCGAAGCCATGATCCGCCGCACCTTCAAGCTGATTCTGGTGTCTGAGTACTTTGACCAGTCCATGATCCTGCTGAGACACGCCCTCTGCTGGCCGCTGGACGCCGTCGTCTCATTCAGCCTCAATGCTCGGCAGCAGAAGCCCAGTGTCATCGGGGGGATGGGTGGGAGCTGGGTGGGCAAAGCGGTGGCGGCGGCCGGCGTCGGCGGTAGAGTGCCACGTTTCCAAGCCAAGACGCTGACCAATGTTACGGAGGAACAGCGGGAGAAGCTGAGGCAATGGAACGCCCTGGACTGGCACTTATATAAGTCCTTCAACCGGACCTTCTGGGGGGAAATCAATAGGTTCGGTCACGCCCAGATGGAGCAGGAAGTAGCTCTTCTCAGGACGCGGAGGGAAGATCTGGCTCGGGTTTGTCTCAGGGATGGCGGAAAGCCTGTAGAGTCGCACCGGATCCGAGACAAAAACATCCGCCCGTACCAGAGCGGATTGGTGAAAATTCTGGGCTACGAGCTTCAGCTGGGGCTGGACAACGCCACCAGGATGGCCTGTCTGAGCATGATCAGGCCTGAGATCCAGTACAAAGACGTGCTGGATGCTAAACAGTTCCCACGGGCTCCGGCGGCCAAGCCCCAGCCAGGCCAACCGAACCAGGGCCTGATGATAGCGGCAGGTGGCTCTCTTTCAAGACAAGACTCGTCCAGGACAGGAGAGAGGCCAGTAGGGGGAGAGGCTGGGGGGAGGACggtggaggagggggagagggactGGGATGGGAGCCGCTTAATGAGGAGGAACCTGACTTTAATACGAGGGCAAGAAAAAGGAAGATGA